One window of Centropristis striata isolate RG_2023a ecotype Rhode Island chromosome 21, C.striata_1.0, whole genome shotgun sequence genomic DNA carries:
- the fbxo11b gene encoding F-box only protein 11 isoform X3, protein MNSVRASNRRPRRVSRPRPVQPERNNGDRDEEAPAAAAAEMAIEESGPGAQNSPYQLRRKTLLPKRTAAASATASACPSKGPMEGASTSSTEAFGHRAKRARVSAAPAEQYLQQKLPDEVVLKIFSYLLEQDLCQAACVCKRFSQLANDPILWKRLYMEVFEYTRPMMHPEPGRFYQVSPEEHEHPNPWKESFQQLYKGAHVKPGFAEHFYSNPGRYKGRENMLYYDTIEDALGGVQEAHFDGLIFVHSGIYTDEWIYIESPITMIGAAPGKVADKVVIENTRDSTFVFMEGSEDAYVGYMTIKFNPDDKSAQHHNAHHCLEITVNCSPNIDHCIIRSTCTVGSAVCVSGQGACPTIKHCNISDCENVGLYITDHAQGIYEDNEISNNALAGIWVKNHGNPIIRRNHIHHGRDVGVFTFDHGMGYFENCNIHRNRIAGFEVKAYANPTVVRCEIHHGQTGGIYVHEKGRGQFIENKIYANNFAGVWITSNSDPTIRGNAIFNGNQGGVYIFGDGRGLIESNDIYGNALAGIQIRTNSCPIVRHNKIHDGQHGGIYVHEKGQGVIEENEVYSNTLAGVWVTTGSTPVLRKNRIHSGKQVGVYFYDNGHGVLEDNDIYNHMYSGVQIRTGSNPKIRRNKIWGGQNGGILVYNSGLGFIEDNEIFDNAMAGVWIKTDSNPTLRRNKIHDGRDGGICIFNGGRGLLEENDIFRNAQAGVLISTNSHPILRKNRIFDGFAAGIEITNHATATLEGNQIFNNRFGGLFLASGVNVTMKDNKILNNQDAIEKAVSRGQCLYKISSYTSYPMHDFYRCHTCNTTDRNAICVNCIKKCHQGHDVEFIRHDRFFCDCGAGTLSNPCTLAGEPTHDTDTLYDSAPPIESNTLQHN, encoded by the exons ATGAACTCCGTCAGAGCCTCCAACAGGAGACCCAGGCGAGTGTCGAGGCCGCGCCCGGTGCAGCCCGAACGGAACAACGGGGATAGAG ATGAGGAggctcctgcagcagctgcagcagagatgGCTATTGAGGAGTCCGGTCCAGGAGCTCAGAACAGTCCCTACCAGCTTCGGCGCAAGACCCTGCTTCCCAAGAGAACCGCTGCTGCCTCTGCCACCGCCTCTGCCTGCCCCAGCAAGGGCCCAATGGAG GGAGCTTCCACTTCATCAACAGAGGCCTTTGGCCATCGAGCCAAGCGGGCACGAGTGTCCG cagCCCCAGCAGAGCAATATCTGCAGCAGAAGCTTCCAGATGAGGTTGTTTTGAAGATCTTCTCCTATTTACTGGAACAGGATCTCTGTCAGGCAGCTTGTGTCTGCAAGAGATTCAGCCAGCTAGCCAACGATCCCATCCTATG GAAGCGTCTGTACATGGAGGTGTTTGAGTACACGCGTCCCATGATGCATCCTGAACCGGGCAGGTTCTACCAGGTCAGTCCCGAGGAGCATGAACACCCAAACCCCTGGAAGGAGAGCTTTCAACAGCTG TACAAAGGTGCTCATGTAAAACCAGGCTTTGCTGAGCATTTCTACAGTAACCCTGGTAGATACAAAGGCAGAGAGAATATGCTG TATTATGACACCATTGAGGATGCGCTGGGTGGAGTACAAGAGGCCCACTTTGACGGTCTAATCTTCGTCCACTCTGGCATCTATACAGATGAGTGGATTTATATAGAGTCCCCCATCACCATGATTGGTGCAG CTCCCGGTAAAGTAGCAGACAAGGTTGTGATAGAGAATACTAGAGACTCAACGTTTGTCTTCATGGAGGGCTCCGAGGACGCCTATGTGGGATACATGACCATCAAG TTTAATCCTGATGATAAGTCAGCGCAGCACCATAACGCCCACCACTGTCTGGAGATCACAGTCAACTGCAGCCCCAACATCGACCACTGCATCATCCGCTCCACGtgcacag tgggttcagctgtgtgtgtgagcggcCAGGGAGCATGTCCAACCATCAAACACTGCAACATCAGTGACTGTGAGAACGTAGGACTGTACATCACAGATCACGCACAG GGCATTTATGAGGACAATGAAATCAGCAACAATGCGCTAGCAGGAATTTGGGTGAAAAACCACGGAAACCCCATCATTAGACGTAACCACATCCACCACGGACGAGATGTTGGCGTGTTCACCTTTGATCACGGCATG GGTTACTTTGAGAACTGTAACATCCATAGAAACCGCATAGCAGGCTTTGAGGTCAAGGCCTACGCCAACCCCACCGTGGTTCGCTGTGAGATCCATCACGGCCAAACAGGAGGCATCTACGTCCACGAGAAAGGCCGGGGACAGTTTATAGAGAACAAAATCTATGCCAATAACTTTGCTGGAGTGTGGATCACGTCCAACAGCGACCCGACGATACG GGGAAACGCTATATTCAATGGTAACCAAGGAGGGGTGTACATATTTGGCGACGGACGGGGTTTGATAGAGAGTAATGATATCTATGGTAACGCCTTGGCGGGAATCCAGATCCGAACCAACAGCTGCCCCATTGTACGGCACAACAAGATCCACGATGGACAGCACGGGGGCATCTATGTG CACGAGAAAGGCCAGGGGGTGATCGAGGAGAACGAGGTTTACAGCAACACGCTGGCTGGAGTCTGGGTGACCACGGGCAGCACTCCTGTCCTCCGCAAGAACCGAATCCACAGTGGCAAACAG GTTGGTGTGTATTTCTACGATAACGGGCACGGTGTGTTGGAAGATAATGACATCTACAATCACATGTACTCTGGTGTACAAATAAG GACGGGGAGCAACCCAAAGATCCGGCGCAACAAGATCTGGGGAGGCCAGAACGGAGGGATTTTAGTCTACAACTCAGGTCTGGGCTTCATCGAGGACAATGAGATCTTTGACAACGCCATGGCCGGGGTGTGGATCAAGACGGACAGCAACCCCACGCTGAGACGAAACAAGATCCACGATGGCAGGGATGGAGGCATCTGCATCTTCAACGGGGGCAGAG GTCTGCTGGAAGAGAACGACATCTTCAGGAACGCTCAGGCCGGCGTGCTGATCAGCACCAACAGCCACCCGATACTCCGCAAGAACCGCATTTTTGACGGCTTCGCTGCAG GTATTGAAATCACCAACCACGCCACAGCCACGCTGGAGGGCAACCAGATCTTCAACAATCGCTTCGGCGGCCTGTTTCTGGCCTCGGGAGTCAACGTCACCATGAAAG ATAATAAGATCCTGAATAACCAGGATGCCATTGAGAAGGCGGTAAGCAGAGGACAGTGCCTCTACAAGATCTCCAGCTACACCAGTTACCCCATGCACGACTTCTACAG ATGTCACACCTGTAACACGACAGATAGAAACGCCATCTGTGTAAACTGCATCAAAAAATGCCACCAAGGGCACGATGTAGAGTTTATACGGCACGATCG GTTTTTCTGTGACTGCGGAGCAGGGACGTTGTCCAACCCATGCACGCTGGCCGGAGAGCCCACACACGACACAGACACTCTGTATGACTCGGCGCCGCCCATCGAGTCCAACACGCTGCAACATAACTGA
- the fbxo11b gene encoding F-box only protein 11 isoform X1, whose amino-acid sequence MNSVRASNRRPRRVSRPRPVQPERNNGDRDEEAPAAAAAEMAIEESGPGAQNSPYQLRRKTLLPKRTAAASATASACPSKGPMEGASTSSTEAFGHRAKRARVSGKSHDLPAAPAEQYLQQKLPDEVVLKIFSYLLEQDLCQAACVCKRFSQLANDPILWKRLYMEVFEYTRPMMHPEPGRFYQVSPEEHEHPNPWKESFQQLYKGAHVKPGFAEHFYSNPGRYKGRENMLYYDTIEDALGGVQEAHFDGLIFVHSGIYTDEWIYIESPITMIGAAPGKVADKVVIENTRDSTFVFMEGSEDAYVGYMTIKFNPDDKSAQHHNAHHCLEITVNCSPNIDHCIIRSTCTVGSAVCVSGQGACPTIKHCNISDCENVGLYITDHAQGIYEDNEISNNALAGIWVKNHGNPIIRRNHIHHGRDVGVFTFDHGMGYFENCNIHRNRIAGFEVKAYANPTVVRCEIHHGQTGGIYVHEKGRGQFIENKIYANNFAGVWITSNSDPTIRGNAIFNGNQGGVYIFGDGRGLIESNDIYGNALAGIQIRTNSCPIVRHNKIHDGQHGGIYVHEKGQGVIEENEVYSNTLAGVWVTTGSTPVLRKNRIHSGKQVGVYFYDNGHGVLEDNDIYNHMYSGVQIRTGSNPKIRRNKIWGGQNGGILVYNSGLGFIEDNEIFDNAMAGVWIKTDSNPTLRRNKIHDGRDGGICIFNGGRGLLEENDIFRNAQAGVLISTNSHPILRKNRIFDGFAAGIEITNHATATLEGNQIFNNRFGGLFLASGVNVTMKDNKILNNQDAIEKAVSRGQCLYKISSYTSYPMHDFYRCHTCNTTDRNAICVNCIKKCHQGHDVEFIRHDRFFCDCGAGTLSNPCTLAGEPTHDTDTLYDSAPPIESNTLQHN is encoded by the exons ATGAACTCCGTCAGAGCCTCCAACAGGAGACCCAGGCGAGTGTCGAGGCCGCGCCCGGTGCAGCCCGAACGGAACAACGGGGATAGAG ATGAGGAggctcctgcagcagctgcagcagagatgGCTATTGAGGAGTCCGGTCCAGGAGCTCAGAACAGTCCCTACCAGCTTCGGCGCAAGACCCTGCTTCCCAAGAGAACCGCTGCTGCCTCTGCCACCGCCTCTGCCTGCCCCAGCAAGGGCCCAATGGAG GGAGCTTCCACTTCATCAACAGAGGCCTTTGGCCATCGAGCCAAGCGGGCACGAGTGTCCGGTAAGAGCCACGACCTGCCAG cagCCCCAGCAGAGCAATATCTGCAGCAGAAGCTTCCAGATGAGGTTGTTTTGAAGATCTTCTCCTATTTACTGGAACAGGATCTCTGTCAGGCAGCTTGTGTCTGCAAGAGATTCAGCCAGCTAGCCAACGATCCCATCCTATG GAAGCGTCTGTACATGGAGGTGTTTGAGTACACGCGTCCCATGATGCATCCTGAACCGGGCAGGTTCTACCAGGTCAGTCCCGAGGAGCATGAACACCCAAACCCCTGGAAGGAGAGCTTTCAACAGCTG TACAAAGGTGCTCATGTAAAACCAGGCTTTGCTGAGCATTTCTACAGTAACCCTGGTAGATACAAAGGCAGAGAGAATATGCTG TATTATGACACCATTGAGGATGCGCTGGGTGGAGTACAAGAGGCCCACTTTGACGGTCTAATCTTCGTCCACTCTGGCATCTATACAGATGAGTGGATTTATATAGAGTCCCCCATCACCATGATTGGTGCAG CTCCCGGTAAAGTAGCAGACAAGGTTGTGATAGAGAATACTAGAGACTCAACGTTTGTCTTCATGGAGGGCTCCGAGGACGCCTATGTGGGATACATGACCATCAAG TTTAATCCTGATGATAAGTCAGCGCAGCACCATAACGCCCACCACTGTCTGGAGATCACAGTCAACTGCAGCCCCAACATCGACCACTGCATCATCCGCTCCACGtgcacag tgggttcagctgtgtgtgtgagcggcCAGGGAGCATGTCCAACCATCAAACACTGCAACATCAGTGACTGTGAGAACGTAGGACTGTACATCACAGATCACGCACAG GGCATTTATGAGGACAATGAAATCAGCAACAATGCGCTAGCAGGAATTTGGGTGAAAAACCACGGAAACCCCATCATTAGACGTAACCACATCCACCACGGACGAGATGTTGGCGTGTTCACCTTTGATCACGGCATG GGTTACTTTGAGAACTGTAACATCCATAGAAACCGCATAGCAGGCTTTGAGGTCAAGGCCTACGCCAACCCCACCGTGGTTCGCTGTGAGATCCATCACGGCCAAACAGGAGGCATCTACGTCCACGAGAAAGGCCGGGGACAGTTTATAGAGAACAAAATCTATGCCAATAACTTTGCTGGAGTGTGGATCACGTCCAACAGCGACCCGACGATACG GGGAAACGCTATATTCAATGGTAACCAAGGAGGGGTGTACATATTTGGCGACGGACGGGGTTTGATAGAGAGTAATGATATCTATGGTAACGCCTTGGCGGGAATCCAGATCCGAACCAACAGCTGCCCCATTGTACGGCACAACAAGATCCACGATGGACAGCACGGGGGCATCTATGTG CACGAGAAAGGCCAGGGGGTGATCGAGGAGAACGAGGTTTACAGCAACACGCTGGCTGGAGTCTGGGTGACCACGGGCAGCACTCCTGTCCTCCGCAAGAACCGAATCCACAGTGGCAAACAG GTTGGTGTGTATTTCTACGATAACGGGCACGGTGTGTTGGAAGATAATGACATCTACAATCACATGTACTCTGGTGTACAAATAAG GACGGGGAGCAACCCAAAGATCCGGCGCAACAAGATCTGGGGAGGCCAGAACGGAGGGATTTTAGTCTACAACTCAGGTCTGGGCTTCATCGAGGACAATGAGATCTTTGACAACGCCATGGCCGGGGTGTGGATCAAGACGGACAGCAACCCCACGCTGAGACGAAACAAGATCCACGATGGCAGGGATGGAGGCATCTGCATCTTCAACGGGGGCAGAG GTCTGCTGGAAGAGAACGACATCTTCAGGAACGCTCAGGCCGGCGTGCTGATCAGCACCAACAGCCACCCGATACTCCGCAAGAACCGCATTTTTGACGGCTTCGCTGCAG GTATTGAAATCACCAACCACGCCACAGCCACGCTGGAGGGCAACCAGATCTTCAACAATCGCTTCGGCGGCCTGTTTCTGGCCTCGGGAGTCAACGTCACCATGAAAG ATAATAAGATCCTGAATAACCAGGATGCCATTGAGAAGGCGGTAAGCAGAGGACAGTGCCTCTACAAGATCTCCAGCTACACCAGTTACCCCATGCACGACTTCTACAG ATGTCACACCTGTAACACGACAGATAGAAACGCCATCTGTGTAAACTGCATCAAAAAATGCCACCAAGGGCACGATGTAGAGTTTATACGGCACGATCG GTTTTTCTGTGACTGCGGAGCAGGGACGTTGTCCAACCCATGCACGCTGGCCGGAGAGCCCACACACGACACAGACACTCTGTATGACTCGGCGCCGCCCATCGAGTCCAACACGCTGCAACATAACTGA
- the fbxo11b gene encoding F-box only protein 11 isoform X2: MNSVRASNRRPRRVSRPRPVQPERNNGDRDEEAPAAAAAEMAIEESGPGAQNSPYQLRRKTLLPKRTAAASATASACPSKGPMEGASTSSTEAFGHRAKRARVSGKSHDLPAPAEQYLQQKLPDEVVLKIFSYLLEQDLCQAACVCKRFSQLANDPILWKRLYMEVFEYTRPMMHPEPGRFYQVSPEEHEHPNPWKESFQQLYKGAHVKPGFAEHFYSNPGRYKGRENMLYYDTIEDALGGVQEAHFDGLIFVHSGIYTDEWIYIESPITMIGAAPGKVADKVVIENTRDSTFVFMEGSEDAYVGYMTIKFNPDDKSAQHHNAHHCLEITVNCSPNIDHCIIRSTCTVGSAVCVSGQGACPTIKHCNISDCENVGLYITDHAQGIYEDNEISNNALAGIWVKNHGNPIIRRNHIHHGRDVGVFTFDHGMGYFENCNIHRNRIAGFEVKAYANPTVVRCEIHHGQTGGIYVHEKGRGQFIENKIYANNFAGVWITSNSDPTIRGNAIFNGNQGGVYIFGDGRGLIESNDIYGNALAGIQIRTNSCPIVRHNKIHDGQHGGIYVHEKGQGVIEENEVYSNTLAGVWVTTGSTPVLRKNRIHSGKQVGVYFYDNGHGVLEDNDIYNHMYSGVQIRTGSNPKIRRNKIWGGQNGGILVYNSGLGFIEDNEIFDNAMAGVWIKTDSNPTLRRNKIHDGRDGGICIFNGGRGLLEENDIFRNAQAGVLISTNSHPILRKNRIFDGFAAGIEITNHATATLEGNQIFNNRFGGLFLASGVNVTMKDNKILNNQDAIEKAVSRGQCLYKISSYTSYPMHDFYRCHTCNTTDRNAICVNCIKKCHQGHDVEFIRHDRFFCDCGAGTLSNPCTLAGEPTHDTDTLYDSAPPIESNTLQHN, from the exons ATGAACTCCGTCAGAGCCTCCAACAGGAGACCCAGGCGAGTGTCGAGGCCGCGCCCGGTGCAGCCCGAACGGAACAACGGGGATAGAG ATGAGGAggctcctgcagcagctgcagcagagatgGCTATTGAGGAGTCCGGTCCAGGAGCTCAGAACAGTCCCTACCAGCTTCGGCGCAAGACCCTGCTTCCCAAGAGAACCGCTGCTGCCTCTGCCACCGCCTCTGCCTGCCCCAGCAAGGGCCCAATGGAG GGAGCTTCCACTTCATCAACAGAGGCCTTTGGCCATCGAGCCAAGCGGGCACGAGTGTCCGGTAAGAGCCACGACCTGCCAG CCCCAGCAGAGCAATATCTGCAGCAGAAGCTTCCAGATGAGGTTGTTTTGAAGATCTTCTCCTATTTACTGGAACAGGATCTCTGTCAGGCAGCTTGTGTCTGCAAGAGATTCAGCCAGCTAGCCAACGATCCCATCCTATG GAAGCGTCTGTACATGGAGGTGTTTGAGTACACGCGTCCCATGATGCATCCTGAACCGGGCAGGTTCTACCAGGTCAGTCCCGAGGAGCATGAACACCCAAACCCCTGGAAGGAGAGCTTTCAACAGCTG TACAAAGGTGCTCATGTAAAACCAGGCTTTGCTGAGCATTTCTACAGTAACCCTGGTAGATACAAAGGCAGAGAGAATATGCTG TATTATGACACCATTGAGGATGCGCTGGGTGGAGTACAAGAGGCCCACTTTGACGGTCTAATCTTCGTCCACTCTGGCATCTATACAGATGAGTGGATTTATATAGAGTCCCCCATCACCATGATTGGTGCAG CTCCCGGTAAAGTAGCAGACAAGGTTGTGATAGAGAATACTAGAGACTCAACGTTTGTCTTCATGGAGGGCTCCGAGGACGCCTATGTGGGATACATGACCATCAAG TTTAATCCTGATGATAAGTCAGCGCAGCACCATAACGCCCACCACTGTCTGGAGATCACAGTCAACTGCAGCCCCAACATCGACCACTGCATCATCCGCTCCACGtgcacag tgggttcagctgtgtgtgtgagcggcCAGGGAGCATGTCCAACCATCAAACACTGCAACATCAGTGACTGTGAGAACGTAGGACTGTACATCACAGATCACGCACAG GGCATTTATGAGGACAATGAAATCAGCAACAATGCGCTAGCAGGAATTTGGGTGAAAAACCACGGAAACCCCATCATTAGACGTAACCACATCCACCACGGACGAGATGTTGGCGTGTTCACCTTTGATCACGGCATG GGTTACTTTGAGAACTGTAACATCCATAGAAACCGCATAGCAGGCTTTGAGGTCAAGGCCTACGCCAACCCCACCGTGGTTCGCTGTGAGATCCATCACGGCCAAACAGGAGGCATCTACGTCCACGAGAAAGGCCGGGGACAGTTTATAGAGAACAAAATCTATGCCAATAACTTTGCTGGAGTGTGGATCACGTCCAACAGCGACCCGACGATACG GGGAAACGCTATATTCAATGGTAACCAAGGAGGGGTGTACATATTTGGCGACGGACGGGGTTTGATAGAGAGTAATGATATCTATGGTAACGCCTTGGCGGGAATCCAGATCCGAACCAACAGCTGCCCCATTGTACGGCACAACAAGATCCACGATGGACAGCACGGGGGCATCTATGTG CACGAGAAAGGCCAGGGGGTGATCGAGGAGAACGAGGTTTACAGCAACACGCTGGCTGGAGTCTGGGTGACCACGGGCAGCACTCCTGTCCTCCGCAAGAACCGAATCCACAGTGGCAAACAG GTTGGTGTGTATTTCTACGATAACGGGCACGGTGTGTTGGAAGATAATGACATCTACAATCACATGTACTCTGGTGTACAAATAAG GACGGGGAGCAACCCAAAGATCCGGCGCAACAAGATCTGGGGAGGCCAGAACGGAGGGATTTTAGTCTACAACTCAGGTCTGGGCTTCATCGAGGACAATGAGATCTTTGACAACGCCATGGCCGGGGTGTGGATCAAGACGGACAGCAACCCCACGCTGAGACGAAACAAGATCCACGATGGCAGGGATGGAGGCATCTGCATCTTCAACGGGGGCAGAG GTCTGCTGGAAGAGAACGACATCTTCAGGAACGCTCAGGCCGGCGTGCTGATCAGCACCAACAGCCACCCGATACTCCGCAAGAACCGCATTTTTGACGGCTTCGCTGCAG GTATTGAAATCACCAACCACGCCACAGCCACGCTGGAGGGCAACCAGATCTTCAACAATCGCTTCGGCGGCCTGTTTCTGGCCTCGGGAGTCAACGTCACCATGAAAG ATAATAAGATCCTGAATAACCAGGATGCCATTGAGAAGGCGGTAAGCAGAGGACAGTGCCTCTACAAGATCTCCAGCTACACCAGTTACCCCATGCACGACTTCTACAG ATGTCACACCTGTAACACGACAGATAGAAACGCCATCTGTGTAAACTGCATCAAAAAATGCCACCAAGGGCACGATGTAGAGTTTATACGGCACGATCG GTTTTTCTGTGACTGCGGAGCAGGGACGTTGTCCAACCCATGCACGCTGGCCGGAGAGCCCACACACGACACAGACACTCTGTATGACTCGGCGCCGCCCATCGAGTCCAACACGCTGCAACATAACTGA
- the fbxo11b gene encoding F-box only protein 11 isoform X4, giving the protein MNSVRASNRRPRRVSRPRPVQPERNNGDRDEEAPAAAAAEMAIEESGPGAQNSPYQLRRKTLLPKRTAAASATASACPSKGPMEGASTSSTEAFGHRAKRARVSAPAEQYLQQKLPDEVVLKIFSYLLEQDLCQAACVCKRFSQLANDPILWKRLYMEVFEYTRPMMHPEPGRFYQVSPEEHEHPNPWKESFQQLYKGAHVKPGFAEHFYSNPGRYKGRENMLYYDTIEDALGGVQEAHFDGLIFVHSGIYTDEWIYIESPITMIGAAPGKVADKVVIENTRDSTFVFMEGSEDAYVGYMTIKFNPDDKSAQHHNAHHCLEITVNCSPNIDHCIIRSTCTVGSAVCVSGQGACPTIKHCNISDCENVGLYITDHAQGIYEDNEISNNALAGIWVKNHGNPIIRRNHIHHGRDVGVFTFDHGMGYFENCNIHRNRIAGFEVKAYANPTVVRCEIHHGQTGGIYVHEKGRGQFIENKIYANNFAGVWITSNSDPTIRGNAIFNGNQGGVYIFGDGRGLIESNDIYGNALAGIQIRTNSCPIVRHNKIHDGQHGGIYVHEKGQGVIEENEVYSNTLAGVWVTTGSTPVLRKNRIHSGKQVGVYFYDNGHGVLEDNDIYNHMYSGVQIRTGSNPKIRRNKIWGGQNGGILVYNSGLGFIEDNEIFDNAMAGVWIKTDSNPTLRRNKIHDGRDGGICIFNGGRGLLEENDIFRNAQAGVLISTNSHPILRKNRIFDGFAAGIEITNHATATLEGNQIFNNRFGGLFLASGVNVTMKDNKILNNQDAIEKAVSRGQCLYKISSYTSYPMHDFYRCHTCNTTDRNAICVNCIKKCHQGHDVEFIRHDRFFCDCGAGTLSNPCTLAGEPTHDTDTLYDSAPPIESNTLQHN; this is encoded by the exons ATGAACTCCGTCAGAGCCTCCAACAGGAGACCCAGGCGAGTGTCGAGGCCGCGCCCGGTGCAGCCCGAACGGAACAACGGGGATAGAG ATGAGGAggctcctgcagcagctgcagcagagatgGCTATTGAGGAGTCCGGTCCAGGAGCTCAGAACAGTCCCTACCAGCTTCGGCGCAAGACCCTGCTTCCCAAGAGAACCGCTGCTGCCTCTGCCACCGCCTCTGCCTGCCCCAGCAAGGGCCCAATGGAG GGAGCTTCCACTTCATCAACAGAGGCCTTTGGCCATCGAGCCAAGCGGGCACGAGTGTCCG CCCCAGCAGAGCAATATCTGCAGCAGAAGCTTCCAGATGAGGTTGTTTTGAAGATCTTCTCCTATTTACTGGAACAGGATCTCTGTCAGGCAGCTTGTGTCTGCAAGAGATTCAGCCAGCTAGCCAACGATCCCATCCTATG GAAGCGTCTGTACATGGAGGTGTTTGAGTACACGCGTCCCATGATGCATCCTGAACCGGGCAGGTTCTACCAGGTCAGTCCCGAGGAGCATGAACACCCAAACCCCTGGAAGGAGAGCTTTCAACAGCTG TACAAAGGTGCTCATGTAAAACCAGGCTTTGCTGAGCATTTCTACAGTAACCCTGGTAGATACAAAGGCAGAGAGAATATGCTG TATTATGACACCATTGAGGATGCGCTGGGTGGAGTACAAGAGGCCCACTTTGACGGTCTAATCTTCGTCCACTCTGGCATCTATACAGATGAGTGGATTTATATAGAGTCCCCCATCACCATGATTGGTGCAG CTCCCGGTAAAGTAGCAGACAAGGTTGTGATAGAGAATACTAGAGACTCAACGTTTGTCTTCATGGAGGGCTCCGAGGACGCCTATGTGGGATACATGACCATCAAG TTTAATCCTGATGATAAGTCAGCGCAGCACCATAACGCCCACCACTGTCTGGAGATCACAGTCAACTGCAGCCCCAACATCGACCACTGCATCATCCGCTCCACGtgcacag tgggttcagctgtgtgtgtgagcggcCAGGGAGCATGTCCAACCATCAAACACTGCAACATCAGTGACTGTGAGAACGTAGGACTGTACATCACAGATCACGCACAG GGCATTTATGAGGACAATGAAATCAGCAACAATGCGCTAGCAGGAATTTGGGTGAAAAACCACGGAAACCCCATCATTAGACGTAACCACATCCACCACGGACGAGATGTTGGCGTGTTCACCTTTGATCACGGCATG GGTTACTTTGAGAACTGTAACATCCATAGAAACCGCATAGCAGGCTTTGAGGTCAAGGCCTACGCCAACCCCACCGTGGTTCGCTGTGAGATCCATCACGGCCAAACAGGAGGCATCTACGTCCACGAGAAAGGCCGGGGACAGTTTATAGAGAACAAAATCTATGCCAATAACTTTGCTGGAGTGTGGATCACGTCCAACAGCGACCCGACGATACG GGGAAACGCTATATTCAATGGTAACCAAGGAGGGGTGTACATATTTGGCGACGGACGGGGTTTGATAGAGAGTAATGATATCTATGGTAACGCCTTGGCGGGAATCCAGATCCGAACCAACAGCTGCCCCATTGTACGGCACAACAAGATCCACGATGGACAGCACGGGGGCATCTATGTG CACGAGAAAGGCCAGGGGGTGATCGAGGAGAACGAGGTTTACAGCAACACGCTGGCTGGAGTCTGGGTGACCACGGGCAGCACTCCTGTCCTCCGCAAGAACCGAATCCACAGTGGCAAACAG GTTGGTGTGTATTTCTACGATAACGGGCACGGTGTGTTGGAAGATAATGACATCTACAATCACATGTACTCTGGTGTACAAATAAG GACGGGGAGCAACCCAAAGATCCGGCGCAACAAGATCTGGGGAGGCCAGAACGGAGGGATTTTAGTCTACAACTCAGGTCTGGGCTTCATCGAGGACAATGAGATCTTTGACAACGCCATGGCCGGGGTGTGGATCAAGACGGACAGCAACCCCACGCTGAGACGAAACAAGATCCACGATGGCAGGGATGGAGGCATCTGCATCTTCAACGGGGGCAGAG GTCTGCTGGAAGAGAACGACATCTTCAGGAACGCTCAGGCCGGCGTGCTGATCAGCACCAACAGCCACCCGATACTCCGCAAGAACCGCATTTTTGACGGCTTCGCTGCAG GTATTGAAATCACCAACCACGCCACAGCCACGCTGGAGGGCAACCAGATCTTCAACAATCGCTTCGGCGGCCTGTTTCTGGCCTCGGGAGTCAACGTCACCATGAAAG ATAATAAGATCCTGAATAACCAGGATGCCATTGAGAAGGCGGTAAGCAGAGGACAGTGCCTCTACAAGATCTCCAGCTACACCAGTTACCCCATGCACGACTTCTACAG ATGTCACACCTGTAACACGACAGATAGAAACGCCATCTGTGTAAACTGCATCAAAAAATGCCACCAAGGGCACGATGTAGAGTTTATACGGCACGATCG GTTTTTCTGTGACTGCGGAGCAGGGACGTTGTCCAACCCATGCACGCTGGCCGGAGAGCCCACACACGACACAGACACTCTGTATGACTCGGCGCCGCCCATCGAGTCCAACACGCTGCAACATAACTGA